A window of Terriglobales bacterium genomic DNA:
AGACCCCATAAAAAGGCTCCGTAAAGTGAGCCCCATTTTCTGCCGATCATTAAATGTGATGTGAGGAGTGAAGATGACCGAGCCGGTTAGAAGCATCGCTACCCCCACGGACCCCCGCTTCTACAAGGAACTGCTCGACCACATGAGTGATGGGGTTTACTTCGTGGACCGGGACCGGCAAATCCTCTATTGGAACGAAGGGGCGTTCAGGCTGACGGGCTACAAATCCGAGGAAATAGTGGGGAAGTACTGTCAGAATGATACGTTGTGTGACGTGGATTCGCAGGGACGGGAGTTGTGCAAAGAAGGTTGCCCTCTGGCGGCCACGGTAATCGATGGGATACCACGCGAGGCGCAGATTTTTCTCCGCCATAAGCGAGGGCGGCGGCTGCCGGTGCGCATACGGGTGCAACCGATTTACGGTCCCGAGGGGACCATCGTCGGGGCAGTGGAAGTCTTCAGCGACTGGACGGCAGAGTACAGGGCGCAGCGAAAGGGTGAGGAATTGGAGCGGCTGGCGTTTCTCGACCAGCTAACGCAGCTGCCCAATCGACGTTATCTGGAGATGTCGCTGCAGACAGCAT
This region includes:
- a CDS encoding diguanylate cyclase, which produces MTEPVRSIATPTDPRFYKELLDHMSDGVYFVDRDRQILYWNEGAFRLTGYKSEEIVGKYCQNDTLCDVDSQGRELCKEGCPLAATVIDGIPREAQIFLRHKRGRRLPVRIRVQPIYGPEGTIVGAVEVFSDWTAEYRAQRKGEELERLAFLDQLTQLPNRRYLEMSLQTASCEYEVHKDPFGLIVVDIDELKKINDTYGHPAGDRALREVAKTLAGALRPTDIVGRWGGDEFLAIVWHADSAILSSICERCRVLITRTSFALNDEKRGSVSVSIGGTLASPDDTPETLIKRADEHMYTCKASGQTALR